From the Lathyrus oleraceus cultivar Zhongwan6 chromosome 3, CAAS_Psat_ZW6_1.0, whole genome shotgun sequence genome, the window CAAAAGATGAAGCTTTAGAGCCTTTCATCTTACAAAGTGCTGAAGCAGATCATCCCATAGTGAAGAAGGTCAAGAGGTCATGGAAAGAAATTATCAGAAAGGGTAAAGAATTGGGTAAGAGAAATGTCATCGCTTGAGAGCCTTATACTTGTTGCGTGAGAGAGAGGGTTCAGATGGTTAAACTCCCTTTTCCATTTGACCCTTCTATCTATCCGTTGGTTCCTGAGCCAGAATACATATTACCTGAAGATGTGGAGAAGCTTAATTCCCGTATTAAGGAGCTAGAGTTGGAGAATGCTGACTTGAGGATTAAGCTCGGCCGAGTCTCGGTAGAGAATGGGAATTTGAAAGATGGTCAACAGAAGAAGAACAAAGAGCTAGAAATTTCCAACAAAAGGGCTAAGGAGTCTGAGGCAAGGAGAGAAAAGTTCAGACAAGCGCTCTACAGTACTAAATTCGTGTTCAAGACGAAGGAGGAGGAGTTTGATAGAGCTTTACTCTGGATCCAAAAACTCAATAAAACTCTGGAATTGACTCTAGAAATGAAGAGGGAAGCACGTCTGATTTCTGAGATCCCTACTCATGAACTTGAGAATACCATTTAGAAATACAAGGATGCTCTTGAACGCGAGAAGCTGAGGACTGAAGAGTCGGAAAGAGTTTACACACGATTGAACTATCAGTTGGAACAAGCCAATGCTAGAATCCAGGCACTTGAGGGTATGGATCAGGATGTTGCCTATCTGATGTTGCTAGGTGAGTGAagatattggagaaacctctatagggacGTAGAGGTGACCAAGGCTAATGGATTGCGCATCATTCAAGACCTCCAAGGACTTTACACTGAGTTGAAGGGAAAATTTCTGAGGCTGTCCAGATTGGCGAATTCCATCATGCAAGAACTACCTGAGAAACTGCAAGAAGCTTattggtgcatgtgtccagaGAACACCCCGCATCAAGTTTTTAATTTCATTATATTTTGTAAAGCGATGTTGGAAGGGCTGACTATCGACCTTCCTACGGTTCGGAAAGCCCATAAGCCATAGGCATTtttgtttgtatttgaactttgctatgaattaatgaaaaatcGCTTTTGGgattcattttattttgttttgttgCCTTATTACTTTAAATATTTACGAACAAATGTTGTGGCATTTCTGAAATGAATGGCtgaaactaaccaagagttttgTAAACAGgatgcatccatacatgcattcatacgTTTTCAAATAGAGGCTCACTCCGTCatttcttcctccagtttcatGCTGAATCTTCAACACCAGTACAATACTTGCGCTCGAGCAAGACAGAGGATGGCTGAACAAGAGCAAGAAAGCGCTTGAGTTAGAGCTGAGCTAGATGAAATCAAAAGGGGTATGTCCCAGATGAGAGAAATGCTACAAGCTTTGACTTTCAGGTTTGAAGTTCCGCATGCGACCGTGATTTTGGAGATCACGGGCCCAGCAGTTGAAGTCCAACTTCATAGGACGTTACTCTCAACCCTCCCTCCATATGGGCTACCTTACGACTCCGTCCCTCGAGCGGGAGTAGTGCACGACATGGGGCAATTTGTCCAACAAGTTATGCCATTACTGGTTTACACTGACGCACGCCCAATCATCCATACCGTTGCTACACCAGCTGCCTATGCTAGGCACATTCCGCACTTTGAAGATCAACATCACATGTATCATACTTTCGACTCAACAGTTGTTGGTGACGAAGTAAGATTTGAAGATTTAAGAGAAGTAAAGGAGAACATGCAACTCCTTAAGAAGAAGTTCCGAGATTTAGAAGGAGACCACGTCTTTGGATTTGCCGCCAAAGAAATGTGCCTTGTATCTGGGTCGGTGATTCCGGCCAAATTCAAAACTCCAAACTTTGACAAATACAAGGGGCATACTTGTCCAAAGagccatctcatcatgtattacCAAAAAATGGTTGCACACGTGGAAGACGACAAGCTTatgatccattattttcaagatagcTTGAGTGGGGCTCCTTCCAAGTGGTATTTAAGTCTGGATCAGAATAGGATCAGATGTTTCCAAGACCTGTCAGACTCGTTCATTAAACACTACAAAtataacatggacatggcgcctgacagaagAGAGTTGCAAACATTGTTCCAGCATGACAAAGAGTCCTTTAAGgaatatgctcagagatggagggagttggcttcTCAAGTTGAACCACCTTTAGCCGAGAAGGAATTGGATGAACTATTGATCGATATTGTCCAACCCCAGATGGTTGGAAGTGCTTCCTTGGGATTCTCTGAGCTTATTGATATAGGGGCTCGTGTCGAATATGGTTTAAGAAATGGAAAACTTGCAGTTTTAGCTGGAACTTCAAATGCTAATCCAAATAAGTTATCTAGAGGGTTTcccagaaagaaggaaggggaaacaaATGTTGTGACTATTGGCCAAGGAAGAGCCCCTCCAAGAAGGAGATAACAATAATATTCACATTAGCAGTATGTTCAACAACCCTTTCCATATCAGCAGCCCATGTATTCCATCCAGTACACCCCGTAACCGTACGTAGCTGTTATGACGCCCACATTTAATCAACAACCTGCTCAGGCTTATCAAGTGCCTCCTGTTTATCGACCGACTCCAGTGCAACAACGTGCTGTGGTTCCTCCAGTTTATCAACAACCACCAGCAGCTTCTGTCTATCAACAGCCGAGAGCTCAAGCTCCCAGGCAAAATGCTCAGAACCAGAATAGAAGGCAAGGGGATAGGGCGACCTTCAATCCAATGCCAATGTCGTACActgagctttatccctccttgttgcAAAAGAGTTTGGTGGTTCCCAGACCTATGGGACCTCCACCTGATCGTCTGCCTCCATGGTACAACCCTAACACACACTATCTTTTTCATGAAGGTGCCTTTGGGCATGACCTAGAGGGTTGCTATGCTTTGAAGCATATGGTTCGTGAGCTGATTGATAGCAAGATCCTGTCTTTTAAGGATATGGGAGAGAATGTGAAGAACAATCCGCTTCCTCCCCATGGAGACCCTGCAGTGAATGCCATTGAAGATGCCTTTGTTGGTGTTATGGTTGAAAGGGTGGACGATGTTAAGACTCCTTTGGCAGCATTCCATGCCCGATTGGTGGAAGTTGGCCTAACTAATGTTAGTCATGAAAATTGTGAAGAGTGTGCCACATACCCAAGGGGGTGTCAGGTGGCACGAGATAATATTCAAGACTTGATGAATAAAGGGGTGCTTCAAATCTCCAGTGTTGCAAAGAATGAAGATGTGGCGGTAATTGAACCTTGTTTCAATTTACCTGAGCCAGTTGAAATCCCTTACTATAGCAGAAGAGTGGGGCATGAGAATAGTCATCCATCACCCGTTGAGATCTATATGCCTACGCCTTTTCCATATGagagtgttggtgtaagccctagaggccaatacttttggtacttgtatcgaattatttattaacaattaaaggcattttctttattatggttgattaataaagtccctggaatagatagtccgtttaatgtattaagtgtgacttaatcatgagaacacattaaacataaggacactattcttaaagtatccgtagtcgagctttagtgtgaagtgggataacattaaagcattaagactattatgtttgtagaccgatgatcacatctcatggatcatggataaagagttatcaagtcttaaacataggtatgaatattaggagtaatatttataccggattgacccgctatgagaatactatatagaaagttatgcaaagtgtcataagttattctcatggtgataatagtgtataccactcttcgacctgaaaccactatggatcctagatgtagagtcgagtgctttattgctgatccaacgttgtccgtaactggataaccacaaagacagttgatgggtactccacgaagcatgctgagggacatgagtgtcctagatggaatttgtcaatcctgcgtaacaggataaatgtatatgggcccaatattgaactggacaagggttacacggtctataccttgtgttcaatatagacataagggcaaaggggtaattatacatataattattctcacaggaggttttgtaagatcacatgacattttcgtgacttgggtagcagttatgtgttgctagataccgctcactgtttattatgttaaatgcgtaatttaatataattgccaacgccgcgaaaacctatagggtcacacacaaacgaccgattgatgagagatagagtaactaaggaacaccgtaaggtacggtgcacttaagtgggagacgaaatatggtaaggtaccaaatacttaagtgattttgggcatattataagatatgggccaaaatacacttaagtgggctttttagcttgaagcccacacaagtggttctataaatagaaccccttgggtagaagcattgtcactccaatccactcagacagaaattcaaatagagacttggaattttgtttccctctttctctcactcaaagccttcattcataacagctagcattgcgattgaaggaatccgttcgtgtggactgagtagagacgttgtcatcattcaacgttcgtgatcgccccgtggatctgtatcaaaggttttgatcattatcagagatctgcaccaaaggtttgaatcgccacaagaggtaacgattctatcactgatcatgcccattcgtaagggtcactaaatggagaaatttttaaattccgctgcgccttggatggctattctccaacagtggtatcagagccacttacgaaaccatgaatctgatatttgtttttgttctgttataatatgattaaagacagaatgaatcaaaggttaaattgagattgatcaagttacatatatgtgatatatgtaatcctgatgcaaaatacattatatatgatatagtgttctcgtttcgttcattcaaaccctcagtgattgttttcctttgagcgatcaatggtcgtttgcttcttgatccgacattagtatggtgaagcaatgacgtgttgatcaatcatactgaattaacaatcgagatgtgtttgacggtctgaaattggtgcatcagggttagtgacggcacaagggttgtgttgtcaaagagttaggcgattggggtttgactgcacaagagttgtgctttataaacactttttggaacagtgttaaccggttaacgcatatggttaaccggttaacgcaatgcgaaattaatttttttttgactttttaacagtgttaaccggttaacgcatttggttaaccggttaacgcaaggcaaaaacatttttttttatagatttcaaacagtgttaaccggttaatgcatatggttaatcggttaacgcaaggaaattttcacccattcggctaactcagtgctttaaaagtgtcaagtgttgatacgaaaagcgacatcgattttaaatgaattgttcattaaaatgtgatgatcggtcgtcgaaatttaatttgattttaattaattaaaggaattaataataataataaagtgtttattattgtcttgtggtgatcggttatggccttagttttcctttattctgctttggatttttaaaatacgacctgcatgtcgtgcctctctcttaatctcccaaatgtaacttcttttctcatctcactccctcgtatgtaaaacgagtttctttcatgtaatgtaataatatgaagaaagcaaagaagtcagtgccaaaggaggacaaccttgaagatcttgcttggagaagcttagatcgttgtaggttagcttaggttctctcattggcttgggagaacaactgcgctaggggccataactgttttcattttgtttgtatgtatgttgatgcatgtgaatgtatgttgatgcatgtgagagacggtttatatgataaacaagccggtgagatcagaaaaattgcaattcccttaaaataaatattaagtttatgctttctaagttttaacactcatcaagactagtaatggataatgtaggtttcgcctacgcgaggtgcatgatctatatattagtaaggtgcgatgggataattgtaatatccaactgttaaaacaatgggtcaaacttaactaaacaaattataataagattatatatatgtttagaagcaagagttgggaataatccatatgatggattggaataaggagttattcacccaactgaaatattcgagagttgtatgagatacaattggaaggagttcctacctaaaataacctagttttgtgtaatccgcctacgcggacttagaacgaagtgaaatatggatctcgacccactagaaaatcttccaacgggattttccgatcaaatgatgagggtcatttgttttgagtaaaatagtgggagcatatttaattaaaggcctaattgaatatgtcaatgatacttatattttcattaatccttatgtagattaccatgataacaaacacct encodes:
- the LOC127131660 gene encoding uncharacterized protein LOC127131660, which codes for MGQFVQQVMPLLVYTDARPIIHTVATPAAYARHIPHFEDQHHMYHTFDSTVVGDEVRFEDLREVKENMQLLKKKFRDLEGDHVFGFAAKEMCLVSGSVIPAKFKTPNFDKYKGHTCPKSHLIMYYQKMVAHVEDDKLMIHYFQDSLSGAPSKWYLSLDQNRIRCFQDLSDSFIKHYKYNMDMAPDRRELQTLFQHDKESFKEYAQRWRELASQVEPPLAEKELDELLIDIVQPQMVGSASLGFSELIDIGARVEYGLRNGKLAVLAGTSNANPNKLSRGFPRKKEGETNVVTIGQGRAPPRRR